Proteins from a genomic interval of Ferrovibrio terrae:
- the cobN gene encoding cobaltochelatase subunit CobN: MHLLNAIPGGTATTDGAVDLGQTPGDIVILSAADTELAALSSALSGLPDDFPRLRLANLLQLGHPYAVDLYVESVIQHARLVIVRLLGGQSYWTYGVERLSDLCRARGILLAFLPGDRQPDPGLDGFSTVDDGSRAALFDYFREGGIENLQNCLRRAAALIGHDEDPPPARPLPAAGIYWPGLHDPDLDSLRPQWNALHHGLRPVAAIVFYRALMQAGDLAAIDALVQALSAEGLNPLPIFVTSLKDRMSADIVGTLLDHALPDVILNATSFALGNPTGGDSGTDDPLGQCDCPVLQVVFATQPREDWATSTRGLNPRDLAIAVALPEIDGRIMTRAVAFKAEAQFDTRTECSIVRLQPDHGRCAYVARLACAWSRLGRLSPAERKIAVVMANYPNRDGRIGNGVGLDTPQSVVEVLRAMKDAGYELNALPVSGNRLIESLIEGVTNDFAALAGRRVRVVYPLALYRRFFETLPATIRAAVSARWGEPEDDPHIDAGPDGGNGFALPVLPLGNVVVMIQPARGYNIDPTRSYHDPDLVPPHHYFAAYAWLRESFGADAVIHFGKHGNLEWLPGKALALSEDCYPEAVFGALPQLYPFIVNDPGEGTQAKRRTSAVILDHLTPPLTRAEIYGDLAGLEQLVDEYYEAAGLDRRRLPLLAERIIAEARRLGLDADCDIQTGEATDSALLKLDNHLCDLKELQIRDGLHVYGVKPHGEQLIDLLVALVRLPRGDGKGGRASILRALSSDLGLNEPNRGFDPLGTDYAAVWEGPQPAVLADLAPGSWRSHGDTIERLEILAKQLVADRRLPDEGWTATKAVLQDIDYNLRGAVLGCGRAEIENLLRGLDSRFVPPGPSGAPTRGRPEVLPTGRNFYSLDARSLPTPTAWTLGWQSADALLQRHRQDHGEWPRAILLNAWGTANMRTGGDDIAQALALIGARPTWEPASGRVTGFEIVPPDLLDRPRIDVTLKISGFFRDAFPAQLALFDAASRAVQALDEPPEVNPLAERVKDEAAVMIGRGLTAEEAMRRAGYRVFGAQPGAYGAGLQAIIDEGGWTDTADLARAYIAWGGYAYGGNAEGIADAEVFTQRLSGIDTVVQNQDNREHDLLDSDDYYQFEGGAVAAVQYASGAAPAAYHNDHSRPEAPRILRLEEEIARVVRGRAANPKWIAGVKRHGYKGAFEIAATVDYLFAFAATTGLVRDHQFDALYDAYLADADTRAFLETNNPAGAREIAARFREAIRRGLWRPRANSTADTLDRMLAA, translated from the coding sequence GTGCATCTGCTCAATGCCATACCCGGCGGCACGGCGACGACCGATGGTGCAGTCGATCTGGGCCAGACGCCCGGCGACATTGTCATCCTCTCGGCCGCCGATACCGAACTGGCGGCGCTGAGCAGCGCGCTGTCCGGCCTGCCCGACGACTTCCCGCGCCTGCGGCTCGCCAACCTGCTGCAGCTCGGCCACCCTTACGCGGTCGATCTTTACGTCGAGAGCGTGATCCAGCATGCCAGGCTGGTGATCGTGCGCCTGCTCGGCGGCCAGAGCTACTGGACCTATGGTGTCGAACGGTTGAGCGATCTCTGTCGCGCGCGCGGCATCCTGCTGGCCTTCCTGCCGGGCGACCGCCAGCCCGATCCGGGGCTGGATGGCTTCTCCACCGTCGATGACGGCAGCCGCGCGGCACTGTTCGACTATTTCCGCGAAGGCGGCATTGAAAACCTGCAGAACTGCCTGCGCCGCGCAGCCGCGCTGATCGGCCATGATGAAGACCCGCCGCCGGCACGGCCGCTGCCGGCCGCCGGCATCTACTGGCCGGGCCTGCACGATCCCGATCTCGACAGCCTGCGGCCGCAATGGAATGCGCTGCATCATGGCCTGCGTCCGGTGGCCGCCATCGTGTTCTACCGCGCGCTGATGCAGGCCGGCGATCTGGCTGCCATCGATGCGCTGGTCCAGGCGCTGTCGGCCGAGGGCCTCAATCCGCTGCCGATCTTTGTCACCAGCCTGAAGGACCGCATGTCAGCCGATATCGTCGGCACGCTGCTGGATCATGCGCTGCCCGACGTGATCCTGAATGCGACCAGCTTTGCGCTGGGAAATCCGACGGGAGGCGACAGCGGCACGGATGATCCGCTCGGGCAATGCGATTGCCCTGTATTGCAAGTCGTGTTCGCCACGCAGCCGCGCGAGGACTGGGCCACCTCCACGCGCGGCCTCAATCCGCGCGATCTTGCCATCGCCGTCGCTTTGCCGGAAATCGACGGCCGCATCATGACCCGCGCCGTCGCCTTCAAGGCCGAGGCGCAGTTCGACACCCGCACCGAATGCAGCATCGTTCGGCTGCAGCCCGATCATGGCCGTTGCGCCTATGTGGCCCGGCTGGCCTGCGCCTGGTCGCGGCTCGGCCGCCTGTCGCCGGCCGAACGCAAGATCGCCGTGGTGATGGCGAATTATCCCAATCGCGACGGCCGCATCGGCAACGGCGTCGGCCTCGATACGCCGCAGAGCGTGGTCGAAGTGCTGCGCGCCATGAAGGATGCCGGCTACGAGCTGAACGCGCTTCCCGTGAGCGGCAACCGGCTGATCGAATCCCTGATCGAAGGCGTGACCAACGATTTTGCCGCGCTGGCCGGCCGCCGCGTGCGCGTGGTCTATCCGCTGGCGCTGTATCGCCGCTTCTTCGAGACATTGCCGGCCACGATCCGCGCCGCCGTCAGCGCACGCTGGGGCGAACCGGAAGACGATCCGCATATCGATGCCGGCCCCGATGGCGGCAATGGTTTCGCCCTGCCGGTGCTGCCGCTCGGCAATGTGGTGGTGATGATCCAGCCGGCGCGCGGCTACAATATCGACCCGACGCGCAGCTATCACGATCCCGACCTGGTGCCGCCGCACCACTATTTCGCGGCCTATGCCTGGCTGCGCGAAAGTTTCGGCGCCGATGCGGTGATCCATTTCGGCAAGCATGGCAATCTCGAATGGCTGCCGGGCAAGGCGCTGGCTCTCTCCGAGGACTGCTACCCGGAAGCGGTGTTCGGCGCGCTGCCGCAGCTGTATCCCTTCATCGTCAACGATCCCGGCGAAGGCACGCAGGCCAAGCGCCGCACCTCGGCCGTGATCCTCGACCACCTGACGCCGCCGCTGACCCGCGCCGAAATCTATGGCGACCTCGCCGGCCTCGAGCAGCTGGTCGATGAATATTACGAAGCCGCCGGACTGGATCGCCGCCGCCTGCCGCTGCTGGCCGAACGCATCATCGCCGAGGCGCGCCGCCTCGGGCTCGATGCCGATTGCGACATCCAGACCGGCGAAGCGACGGACTCGGCACTGCTGAAGCTCGACAACCATCTCTGCGACCTGAAGGAGCTGCAGATCCGCGACGGGCTGCATGTCTATGGCGTGAAGCCGCATGGCGAGCAGCTGATCGATCTGCTGGTGGCGCTGGTGCGGCTGCCGCGCGGCGACGGCAAAGGCGGCCGCGCCTCGATCCTGCGCGCGCTGAGCTCCGACCTCGGCCTGAATGAGCCGAACAGGGGCTTCGATCCGCTCGGCACCGACTATGCGGCCGTGTGGGAGGGCCCGCAGCCGGCCGTGCTGGCGGATCTCGCCCCGGGCAGCTGGCGCAGCCATGGCGACACCATCGAGCGGCTGGAGATTCTGGCCAAGCAGCTGGTCGCCGACCGGCGGCTGCCCGACGAAGGCTGGACGGCGACAAAAGCCGTGCTGCAGGACATCGACTATAACCTGCGCGGCGCGGTGCTGGGCTGCGGCCGCGCCGAGATCGAAAACCTGCTGCGCGGACTGGACAGCCGTTTCGTGCCGCCGGGCCCGAGCGGCGCACCGACGCGCGGCCGGCCGGAAGTGCTGCCGACCGGGCGCAACTTCTACTCGCTGGATGCGCGCAGCCTGCCGACGCCGACGGCCTGGACACTGGGCTGGCAGTCGGCCGATGCACTGCTGCAACGCCATCGCCAGGACCATGGCGAATGGCCGCGCGCGATCCTTCTCAACGCCTGGGGCACCGCCAACATGCGCACCGGCGGCGACGATATCGCGCAGGCGCTGGCCCTCATCGGCGCGCGCCCGACCTGGGAGCCGGCCTCTGGCCGCGTCACCGGTTTCGAGATCGTGCCGCCGGATCTGCTGGACCGTCCGCGCATCGACGTGACCCTGAAGATCAGCGGCTTTTTCCGCGATGCCTTCCCCGCGCAGCTGGCGCTGTTCGACGCCGCCAGCCGCGCCGTGCAGGCGCTGGACGAACCGCCGGAAGTCAATCCGCTGGCCGAGCGCGTGAAGGACGAGGCCGCCGTGATGATCGGCCGCGGCCTGACCGCGGAAGAGGCCATGCGCCGCGCCGGCTACCGCGTGTTCGGTGCGCAGCCCGGTGCCTATGGCGCGGGCCTGCAGGCGATCATCGATGAAGGCGGCTGGACTGATACCGCCGATCTGGCCAGGGCCTATATCGCCTGGGGCGGCTATGCCTATGGCGGGAACGCGGAAGGCATCGCCGATGCGGAAGTGTTCACCCAGCGCCTGAGCGGCATCGATACGGTGGTGCAGAACCAGGATAACCGCGAGCATGACCTGCTCGACTCGGATGACTATTACCAGTTCGAGGGTGGCGCGGTGGCGGCTGTTCAGTATGCCTCAGGCGCCGCGCCGGCCGCGTATCACAACGACCATTCGCGCCCCGAGGCGCCGCGCATCCTCCGGCTGGAAGAAGAGATCGCCCGCGTCGTGCGCGGCCGTGCCGCCAATCCGAAATGGATCGCCGGCGTGAAGCGTCATGGCTACAAGGGCGCCTTCGAGATCGCCGCCACGGTGGATTATCTCTTTGCGTTTGCCGCCACGACAGGCCTGGTGCGCGATCACCAGTTCGACGCGCTGTATGATGCCTATCTGGCCGATGCGGACACGCGCGCATTTCTCGAAACCAACAACCCGGCCGGCGCACGCGAGATCGCCGCACGCTTCCGCGAGGCCATCCGCCGCGGGTTATGGCGGCCCAGGGCGAATTCAACAGCGGACACTCTGGACAGGATGCTGGCAGCATGA
- the cobJ gene encoding precorrin-3B C(17)-methyltransferase: MSGKPALVLLTPHARNAAQALMTAFPAWEVYAPDEAALQHALPLGKVTETIAQLFQSGRPVIGICAAGILIRAVAPHLADKQTEPPLIAVASDGSSVVPLLGGHHGANLLSRRIATVLQGIPAITTAGDLAFGLGLDEPPDGYTLANPQDAKGVMATLLRGGGIRIKGNAPWLAGSNLPIRNDDGALLIEVTHRSEDGSPEHLVYHPRSIAIGVGCERNTKPVELIRLVQGVIDAEGIARDSISGIYSLDLKADEPAMQELAKWFGVPFRVFDAATLDSETPRMQTPSDVVFAEVGTHGVAEGAALAAAGPEAELIVPKRKSDHATCAFALAPAPFDGATRGNPRGELHVVGTGPGDAMWLTPEARIALAEATDWVGYGLYLDLYPQLQAGKVLHRYELGEEEVRVRAALDLAATGKRVALVCSGDPGIYAMATLVFALLEKEPERKDWARVAVQIAPGISALQAAAARSGALLGHDFCTISLSDLLTPLEAILERIKAAAEADFVIAFYNPVSQRRRHQLEMAKDILLQHRPAETPVVLARNLGREGERVTLTTLNELDIDKVDMLTVVLVGSSVSRAIELPDGRRFAYTPRGYEKKFTE, encoded by the coding sequence TTGAGTGGGAAACCCGCCCTTGTTCTGCTGACGCCGCATGCGCGCAATGCTGCGCAGGCGCTGATGACCGCCTTCCCGGCCTGGGAGGTCTATGCGCCCGACGAGGCCGCGCTCCAGCATGCCCTGCCGCTCGGCAAGGTCACCGAGACGATTGCGCAGCTGTTCCAGTCTGGCCGGCCGGTGATCGGCATCTGCGCCGCCGGGATTCTGATCCGCGCCGTGGCGCCGCATCTGGCCGACAAGCAGACCGAGCCGCCGCTGATCGCGGTGGCATCCGATGGCTCCAGCGTTGTGCCGCTGCTGGGCGGGCATCACGGCGCCAATCTGCTCAGCCGCCGCATCGCCACCGTGCTGCAGGGCATTCCCGCCATCACCACGGCCGGCGATCTTGCCTTCGGCCTCGGGCTGGATGAACCGCCCGACGGCTACACGCTGGCCAATCCGCAGGATGCGAAAGGCGTGATGGCAACGCTGCTGCGGGGCGGCGGCATCCGCATCAAGGGCAACGCGCCCTGGCTGGCTGGCAGCAACCTGCCGATCCGCAACGACGACGGCGCCCTGCTGATCGAGGTGACCCATCGCAGCGAAGACGGCAGCCCGGAACATCTGGTCTATCATCCGCGCAGCATCGCCATCGGCGTCGGCTGCGAACGCAACACCAAACCCGTCGAACTGATCCGCCTGGTGCAGGGCGTGATCGACGCCGAAGGCATCGCACGCGACAGCATCAGTGGCATTTATTCACTCGACCTCAAGGCCGACGAACCGGCCATGCAGGAACTGGCGAAATGGTTCGGCGTGCCGTTCCGCGTCTTCGATGCCGCGACGCTGGACTCTGAGACTCCGCGCATGCAGACCCCCTCCGATGTGGTGTTTGCCGAAGTCGGCACCCATGGTGTCGCCGAGGGCGCCGCGCTGGCGGCCGCCGGGCCCGAGGCCGAACTGATCGTGCCGAAACGCAAATCAGACCACGCCACCTGCGCTTTTGCCCTGGCACCCGCACCCTTCGACGGTGCCACGCGTGGCAATCCGCGCGGCGAACTGCATGTCGTCGGCACCGGGCCGGGCGATGCGATGTGGCTGACGCCGGAAGCACGCATCGCACTGGCTGAGGCGACCGACTGGGTCGGTTATGGCCTCTATCTCGATCTCTATCCGCAGTTGCAAGCCGGCAAGGTGCTGCATCGCTATGAACTGGGCGAGGAGGAAGTGCGCGTGCGCGCGGCACTTGATCTCGCGGCAACGGGTAAGCGCGTGGCGCTGGTCTGCTCGGGCGATCCCGGCATCTATGCGATGGCAACGCTGGTCTTTGCCCTGCTGGAGAAAGAGCCAGAGCGCAAAGACTGGGCGCGTGTCGCTGTGCAGATCGCGCCCGGCATTTCCGCATTGCAGGCGGCCGCGGCACGTTCGGGCGCGCTGCTCGGCCACGATTTCTGCACGATCTCGCTGTCAGACCTGCTGACGCCGCTGGAGGCGATTCTCGAACGTATCAAAGCAGCGGCCGAAGCCGACTTCGTGATCGCCTTCTACAATCCGGTGTCGCAGCGCCGCCGCCACCAGCTGGAAATGGCAAAAGACATCCTGCTGCAGCACCGCCCCGCCGAAACGCCAGTCGTGCTGGCGCGCAACCTCGGACGCGAAGGCGAACGCGTGACCCTGACCACGCTCAACGAACTCGACATCGACAAGGTCGACATGCTGACTGTGGTGCTGGTGGGCTCGTCGGTCAGCCGCGCCATCGAACTGCCCGACGGCCGCCGCTTCGCCTATACGCCGCGCGGTTACGAGAAGAAGTTCACCGAATGA
- a CDS encoding RidA family protein, which yields MKRELLDPKSIAAPVGQYAHGCLVTEGQRILFISGQIGVAPDGSLPPDFESQARNCWRNIEAVLAEAGMSFDNLVKTTSFLTDHSQLIPNRKIRNEILGDRKCASSGIVTQTLVSDWLLEIEAIAMA from the coding sequence TTGAAACGCGAGTTGCTCGATCCGAAATCCATCGCCGCTCCGGTCGGCCAGTATGCCCATGGCTGCCTGGTCACCGAAGGCCAGCGCATCCTGTTCATCAGCGGGCAGATCGGCGTTGCGCCCGACGGCAGCCTGCCGCCGGATTTCGAGAGCCAGGCGCGCAACTGCTGGCGCAACATCGAGGCGGTGCTGGCAGAGGCCGGCATGAGTTTCGACAACCTGGTCAAGACCACCAGTTTCCTGACCGATCACAGCCAGTTGATACCGAACCGCAAGATCCGCAACGAAATCCTCGGCGACCGCAAATGCGCCTCCAGCGGAATTGTGACCCAGACGCTGGTCAGCGACTGGCTGCTGGAAATCGAAGCCATAGCGATGGCATAG
- a CDS encoding sirohydrochlorin chelatase, protein MFQKPPIDNPFQKTGVMLCGHGSRDARAVAEFTALAAHMKRRLPQYDVDFGFLEFATPIIRTGLDNLRARGNSRILALPGMLMAAGHAKNDIPSVLNRYQTEHTDVSISYGRDLGLDLKMLRAAGDRVQQALNTAGEGIGRHETCLVVVGRGTSDPDANSNIAKVMRMLWEGFGFGWGETAYSGVTFPLVQPSLEHVARLGYKRVIIFPYFLFTGILVERIYEATDHVAARHPEIEFIKAGYLNDHPLVLEVFEDRLQEILAGSNNMNCQMCKYRAQVLGFEDEVGLAQESHHHHVEGIGTGHNHDHGHDHAHHGHDHDGHGHHPYPHADHPLGPRTLNGK, encoded by the coding sequence ATGTTCCAGAAGCCCCCGATCGACAATCCGTTCCAGAAAACCGGCGTGATGCTCTGCGGCCATGGCAGCCGCGACGCGCGCGCCGTGGCCGAATTCACCGCGCTCGCCGCCCATATGAAGCGCCGCCTGCCGCAATACGATGTCGATTTCGGCTTCCTGGAATTCGCCACGCCGATCATCCGCACCGGACTGGACAATCTGCGGGCCAGGGGCAACAGCCGCATTCTCGCGCTGCCCGGCATGCTGATGGCGGCCGGCCATGCCAAGAACGACATCCCGAGCGTGCTGAACCGCTATCAGACCGAGCACACTGACGTCAGTATTTCCTATGGCCGCGATCTCGGCCTCGACCTCAAGATGCTGCGCGCCGCCGGCGACCGGGTTCAGCAGGCGCTGAACACCGCCGGCGAAGGCATCGGCCGGCACGAGACATGCCTGGTGGTGGTCGGTCGCGGCACGTCGGATCCGGATGCCAATTCCAACATCGCCAAGGTGATGCGGATGCTGTGGGAGGGCTTCGGTTTCGGCTGGGGCGAGACCGCCTATTCCGGCGTCACCTTCCCGCTGGTGCAGCCCTCGCTCGAGCATGTCGCCAGGCTGGGCTACAAGCGCGTCATCATCTTCCCGTATTTCCTGTTCACCGGCATCCTGGTCGAACGCATCTATGAGGCGACCGATCATGTGGCAGCCCGGCATCCGGAGATCGAATTCATCAAGGCCGGCTACCTGAATGACCATCCGCTGGTGCTGGAGGTGTTCGAGGACCGGCTGCAGGAGATTCTCGCCGGCAGCAACAACATGAACTGCCAGATGTGCAAATACCGCGCCCAGGTGCTCGGCTTCGAGGACGAGGTCGGCCTGGCGCAGGAAAGCCACCACCACCATGTCGAGGGCATCGGCACCGGGCACAACCATGATCACGGGCACGACCACGCCCATCACGGTCATGATCATGACGGGCACGGCCATCACCCTTATCCGCATGCCGACCATCCGCTTGGTCCGCGCACGCTGAACGGCAAGTGA
- a CDS encoding precorrin-8X methylmutase: MTEPAVTYDYLRDPDAIYRRSFEMIRAEVDLSGLPPGIDEMALRLIHACAMPEILSDIAWTPDLPHAVHRALQSGKPILSDVDMVAYGVIRSRLPADNKVLSFLNTPEARAIGQTKQITRSAAAVELWLPHLEGAVVVIGNAPTALFRLLELLNNEGAPKPAAILGFPVGYVGAAESKQALIDSAPAGVAYATLKGRRGGSAIAAAAINALATWEPA, encoded by the coding sequence ATGACGGAACCGGCGGTAACATACGACTACCTGCGCGATCCCGATGCGATCTATCGCCGGAGCTTCGAGATGATCCGCGCCGAGGTTGACCTGTCCGGCCTGCCGCCCGGCATCGATGAAATGGCGCTGCGTCTGATTCATGCCTGCGCCATGCCCGAGATTCTCTCCGACATTGCCTGGACGCCGGACTTGCCCCATGCAGTGCATCGCGCTTTACAGAGCGGCAAGCCGATCCTGAGTGATGTCGATATGGTGGCCTATGGCGTGATCCGCTCGCGCCTGCCTGCCGACAACAAGGTGCTGAGCTTCCTCAACACGCCCGAAGCGCGTGCTATCGGCCAGACAAAGCAGATCACCCGTTCGGCTGCAGCTGTTGAGTTATGGCTTCCCCATCTCGAGGGAGCCGTGGTGGTGATCGGCAATGCGCCGACCGCTTTGTTCCGCCTGCTCGAACTGCTCAACAACGAAGGCGCACCAAAACCGGCCGCCATTCTTGGTTTCCCGGTCGGCTATGTCGGCGCGGCAGAATCGAAACAGGCGCTGATCGACAGCGCACCCGCGGGCGTGGCTTACGCGACGCTGAAAGGCCGGCGTGGCGGCAGCGCCATTGCCGCGGCCGCGATCAATGCGCTGGCCACCTGGGAGCCGGCCTAA
- the cobO gene encoding cob(I)yrinic acid a,c-diamide adenosyltransferase, with translation MSEAEDENTRANEKARKRQEAKAKIMAGKTIEKGLLMVHTGKGKGKSTAAFGLAMRAIGNGFRIGIVQFVKGAWQTGERPVLEMFPDQVEIKAMGEGFTWNTQDRARDIAAATAAWTEAKRMIEAARKDPPDFDLLVLDELNIVLRYDYLDLGEVVEVLKNRPPNLHIVVTGRNAKPELIEAADLVTEMTEVKHPFQAGVKAQKGIEF, from the coding sequence ATGAGCGAAGCTGAAGACGAAAACACGCGCGCCAATGAAAAGGCCAGGAAGCGCCAGGAAGCCAAGGCGAAGATCATGGCCGGCAAGACCATCGAGAAGGGCCTTCTCATGGTGCATACCGGCAAGGGCAAGGGCAAATCGACGGCTGCCTTCGGCCTGGCGATGCGCGCCATCGGTAATGGTTTCCGCATCGGCATCGTGCAGTTCGTGAAAGGCGCGTGGCAGACCGGCGAACGCCCGGTGCTGGAGATGTTTCCCGACCAGGTCGAGATCAAGGCGATGGGCGAAGGCTTCACCTGGAATACGCAGGATCGCGCGCGCGACATCGCCGCCGCCACTGCTGCCTGGACCGAAGCCAAACGCATGATCGAGGCCGCCAGAAAAGACCCGCCGGACTTCGACCTGCTGGTCCTCGATGAACTGAACATCGTGCTGCGCTACGACTATCTCGATTTGGGCGAGGTGGTAGAGGTGCTGAAAAACCGTCCGCCGAACCTGCATATCGTGGTGACCGGACGTAACGCCAAGCCGGAACTGATCGAGGCCGCCGACCTGGTGACCGAGATGACGGAAGTGAAGCATCCCTTCCAGGCCGGCGTGAAAGCCCAGAAAGGAATCGAGTTTTGA
- the cobI gene encoding precorrin-2 C(20)-methyltransferase encodes MSGTLYGLGIGPGDPELITLKALRILQAADVVAYPAPEAGDSLARRIVAPHLKGGQTEIAIRMPLTVARFPAQAVYEQAAEDLAAHLAAGRSIAVLCEGDPFLYGSFMYLFGRLAEDFPVEVVPGVSSLTACAAALKHPLVSRNDVLTVIPAPLDDETIGAKLLHTDAAAIIKLGRHGPRIVALLKELGLAGNAHYIERATMPEQRILPLAEVDPASIPYFAMILVHRRGEQHFMEFQS; translated from the coding sequence ATGAGCGGGACATTGTATGGCCTCGGCATCGGTCCGGGCGATCCGGAACTGATCACGCTGAAGGCGCTGCGGATTCTGCAGGCTGCCGATGTGGTGGCCTATCCGGCGCCGGAAGCCGGCGACAGCCTGGCGCGGCGCATCGTGGCCCCGCATCTGAAAGGTGGCCAGACCGAGATCGCCATCCGCATGCCGCTGACCGTGGCGCGCTTTCCGGCGCAGGCCGTGTATGAGCAGGCCGCCGAGGACCTTGCTGCGCATCTGGCCGCCGGGCGCAGCATTGCCGTGCTCTGCGAGGGCGATCCGTTCCTCTATGGCTCCTTCATGTATCTGTTCGGCCGGCTGGCGGAAGACTTCCCGGTCGAGGTGGTGCCCGGCGTGTCATCGCTGACCGCCTGCGCTGCCGCGCTGAAACATCCGCTGGTGTCGCGCAACGATGTGCTGACCGTGATCCCCGCACCGCTCGACGACGAGACCATCGGCGCCAAGCTGCTGCACACCGATGCCGCCGCCATCATCAAACTCGGCCGCCATGGCCCGCGTATCGTCGCGCTGCTGAAGGAACTCGGACTGGCCGGCAATGCGCATTATATCGAACGCGCCACCATGCCTGAGCAGCGCATCCTGCCACTGGCCGAGGTCGATCCGGCCAGCATTCCCTATTTCGCCATGATCCTGGTGCATCGTCGGGGTGAGCAGCATTTCATGGAGTTTCAGAGTTGA
- the cbiE gene encoding precorrin-6y C5,15-methyltransferase (decarboxylating) subunit CbiE produces MQKWLSIIGIGEDGLDGLSAAARTLVQSADLLIGGERHLAMIPQQQDQERIAWAASQLLAQADGLAQQYKGRRTCVLASGDPMWFGIGATLAKRIPAAEITVVPHPGAFSLAAARLLWPLDAVDCLSLHGRPLDLLAPFLTPGARLLLLTENGAAPAKIADYLVRRGFGSAQLTLLEHLGGAQDNSLTGTAKDWPHKTCADLNLLAVEVRDGPGLTRLAGLEDDLYLHDGNITKREIRAVTLARLSPFPGDLLWDVGAGSGSISIEWLRADRRNRAIAIENKDARRSMIAQNALALGVPQLEIKSGSVPDALNGLPDPDAVFIGGGITTEGLIERCWQALKPGGRLVANVVTLEGESVLEQARRDHGGDLARFSVQRAEPVGRFHGWHAMMPVTQWSVTKE; encoded by the coding sequence ATGCAGAAATGGCTCAGCATTATCGGTATTGGCGAGGACGGGCTGGATGGCCTGTCTGCCGCCGCGCGAACGCTGGTGCAAAGCGCCGATCTGCTGATCGGTGGTGAGCGGCATCTTGCCATGATCCCGCAGCAACAGGATCAGGAACGCATCGCCTGGGCCGCGTCGCAGCTGCTGGCGCAGGCCGATGGTCTCGCGCAGCAGTACAAGGGCCGGCGCACCTGCGTGCTGGCGAGCGGCGATCCGATGTGGTTCGGCATCGGCGCGACGCTGGCCAAACGCATTCCCGCCGCCGAGATCACCGTGGTGCCGCATCCGGGCGCGTTTTCGCTGGCGGCGGCACGCCTGCTCTGGCCGCTCGATGCCGTTGACTGCCTTTCATTACATGGGCGCCCGCTTGATCTGCTGGCGCCGTTTCTGACACCTGGCGCGCGCCTGCTGCTGCTGACGGAAAACGGCGCGGCGCCGGCGAAGATCGCCGACTATCTGGTCAGGCGCGGCTTCGGCAGCGCGCAGCTCACCCTTCTCGAACATCTGGGTGGCGCGCAGGACAACAGCCTGACCGGCACGGCGAAAGACTGGCCGCACAAGACTTGCGCCGATCTCAACCTGCTGGCGGTCGAAGTGCGCGACGGTCCCGGCCTGACGCGGCTGGCGGGGCTGGAAGACGATCTCTATCTGCATGACGGCAACATCACCAAGCGCGAGATCCGCGCCGTCACGCTCGCGCGCCTGTCACCATTCCCGGGCGACCTGCTCTGGGATGTCGGGGCTGGTTCGGGCTCGATCTCGATCGAATGGCTGCGCGCCGACCGTCGCAACCGCGCGATTGCCATCGAGAACAAGGACGCGCGCCGCAGCATGATCGCGCAGAATGCACTGGCGCTCGGCGTGCCGCAGCTCGAGATAAAATCCGGCAGCGTGCCCGATGCGCTGAACGGCCTGCCAGACCCCGACGCGGTATTCATCGGCGGCGGCATCACCACCGAGGGCCTGATCGAGCGCTGCTGGCAGGCCCTGAAACCCGGCGGACGGCTGGTCGCCAATGTCGTCACGCTGGAAGGCGAAAGCGTGCTGGAACAGGCGCGCCGCGACCATGGCGGCGATCTCGCGCGCTTTTCCGTGCAACGCGCCGAGCCCGTGGGCCGTTTTCATGGCTGGCATGCCATGATGCCGGTGACCCAGTGGAGCGTAACGAAAGAATGA